One Epidermidibacterium keratini DNA segment encodes these proteins:
- a CDS encoding MFS transporter yields MMRPRLVLWVACATQLLIVLDVSVVNIALPSIGSDLAMSAAAGSWVALAYGVAFGGALLVGARVADSVGVSRALGGGVIVFVVASMIGGLAMDGAWVVIARAGQGLGAAIASPATLTLITTTFAEGPGRTRAISIWTAVSVAGGGVGNVLSGVIVEVATWRAVFLINVPVGAAILFAARTLSRHEGKTASRGAIEPIAAVLAIAASVGMIYGLSTFGDPAVPWSWPAGALAGGVLLLAVLVRQQRRSLRPLLPSDVLRSRSVAVGNVAILLSAGCFQVAIWYFLTYRMQGQLGMSPLATALAFLPLTVSIIVVNLWCVPALASRLGARTLAMVGATIAAAGTAWLAYDSSGGLVVALITPMLVVGIGGGLMNTPLAMLATGGVSRENAGAASGAMNTAKQFGGATGLAVASAFVATPVAGGAAFALMTGFLLAAALVALAVPRES; encoded by the coding sequence ATGATGCGTCCGCGTCTCGTCCTCTGGGTCGCCTGTGCGACGCAGCTGCTCATCGTCCTCGATGTGTCAGTCGTGAACATTGCGCTCCCGTCGATCGGCTCCGATCTCGCGATGAGTGCGGCCGCAGGGTCGTGGGTCGCCCTCGCCTACGGCGTTGCATTCGGTGGAGCACTGCTGGTCGGCGCCCGGGTCGCGGACTCGGTAGGCGTATCGCGAGCGTTGGGCGGCGGAGTGATCGTCTTCGTCGTCGCCAGCATGATCGGCGGGCTTGCCATGGACGGTGCATGGGTCGTGATCGCCCGTGCGGGACAGGGCCTTGGTGCCGCGATCGCATCGCCGGCGACGCTGACCCTGATCACCACCACCTTCGCCGAGGGTCCGGGCCGGACCAGAGCGATCTCCATCTGGACGGCCGTAAGCGTCGCCGGCGGTGGTGTCGGCAACGTGCTGAGCGGCGTAATTGTGGAAGTCGCCACGTGGCGCGCGGTGTTCTTGATCAACGTGCCCGTGGGTGCAGCCATCCTGTTCGCGGCCAGGACCTTGTCGCGCCACGAGGGCAAAACGGCATCGCGGGGCGCGATCGAGCCAATCGCCGCAGTTCTCGCGATCGCCGCGTCGGTGGGGATGATCTACGGTCTGTCGACGTTCGGTGACCCGGCGGTGCCATGGTCGTGGCCGGCAGGGGCGCTCGCCGGTGGGGTGTTGCTGCTCGCCGTCCTCGTGCGGCAGCAGCGACGTAGCCTCCGTCCGCTGCTGCCGTCGGACGTGCTGCGCAGCAGGTCCGTAGCGGTAGGGAATGTCGCGATCTTGCTGAGTGCTGGGTGCTTCCAGGTTGCGATCTGGTACTTCCTCACGTATCGCATGCAGGGCCAGCTCGGGATGTCCCCGCTTGCCACAGCTCTCGCCTTTCTCCCGCTGACGGTCAGCATCATCGTGGTCAACCTGTGGTGTGTCCCGGCCCTTGCGTCACGACTTGGTGCGCGAACGCTTGCGATGGTTGGCGCAACGATCGCAGCGGCCGGCACCGCGTGGCTGGCGTATGACAGCAGCGGTGGTCTCGTCGTTGCGCTGATCACGCCGATGCTGGTCGTGGGTATCGGCGGCGGCCTGATGAACACGCCACTTGCCATGCTTGCCACCGGCGGGGTGAGTCGAGAGAACGCCGGCGCGGCCTCGGGGGCGATGAACACCGCTAAGCAGTTCGGCGGCGCCACAGGACTTGCCGTCGCGTCGGCGTTTGTCGCGACGCCGGTCGCAGGGGGAGCTGCCTTTGCGCTGATGACCGGCTTCCTGCTGGCGGCGGCCCTGGTGGCTCTTGCTGTGCCGCGTGAGTCCTGA